aaacaaagtgtcatccttcaaattctgtccatgaAATCATGAagtttaaacagaaaatgccATTTTGACGTGCTTTGATGTGgggtgacagatcactgtacaggCGCCTCAGTTCAACCGGCAGCGCGACCGCGGAGCGCAAGTGAATGTGTTCATCTCTTCCTCcttaatactagttacagaataaacatgaaagaacatctgaaggtatgttgcaagattcagtacaacttactgaaacggtcatatctcatgtaatcgctcattcagtgtttcaacggtggaaagacatcaatgaaaGCTTCCGTATTCAACAATATGTCATgatgcatttacctcagaaaagccattcagtgttcACAGCTTGTTgaaatgaactctttcgcttaatatatacactgtattagccaatatattcattattttacttaaccttttAGTGATATCCTGATTAggctatttaatgtatgtttaaataaatctgatgttaaaataacagccactgtgtagaaatgattatatttcaacaacgaattggagtaaaaacatttagaagttaatgcaaaaactgccttaggtgcagcttacaggtttgcatacaatttgttatttgagtgttgattattttatctaaaaataaaaagcaattgaatttaggctaatagtttgggctTCTTTCAAGTTAGGGCTCCCTAcatagtttatagcattagcagagatcatttttttttatccttaagaaacttttagttttaatttaatttaatatatttaaagacaaaaacacaatttgttcagtaaacctctgtttaataataaaaaaaagcaattttatgtttagttttctctccacctgctgtaccgaaaactgtaccgaaccgtgacttcaaaaccgaggtacgtaccgaaccgtgagttttgtgtaccgttacacccctaccaCAAGATAATTTTGTCAAGggaacaacattttttcttgtgtttacatatatatatatatatataaaaacagtgcCCGGCCAATAAAAAAActtgctgtttggattttaaatacttaagagtctatgaatagatcattattacagtgattattatttttctagcatgttatatgtgtTTGACAACAGatcttttaaccctaaaagatggagtgtgtagcgcttcatttcttaaacatgttttaagatgtttcatggccatattccaggatatCAGGCTGaaactgtgaaagaatggttgtgagggagcatgaagaatcattttcacacaagaATTGGCatctctgagtccagaccttaaagggggggggggatcacacacagtttctgccaatctcatgttaatctagAGTATCTATGGAGTAGTACACAATTTTACACAACTTTCACAGTTTTAATGCTGATGAATATtggcattgtcatcctggaatatggtcATGATGtttcttcctacatggttgtttaagaagtgaaaagctacacactccatctttaagggttaaaagaaccgttgtcaaacatataacatgctagaaacattaGAATCAATGTAATAATGATCTATTCAcagattcttaagtatttgcctattaaaatccaaacagtgacttttttttggccaggcagTGTATAATATCTTACGTACAGCACCTGTTTTGTAAATACTGTAAAGTTGAATGCTGTCTTTAGGCAACATTGTgcatttcttaaagggttagttcacccaaaaatgaaatttctgtcattaattactctccctcgtgtcgttccacacccgtaagacctttgttcatcttcagaacacaaattaagatatttttgatgaaatctgagtagtaaaaacattgtttatagtcaacatgactaccgTGGTTCGACTATTATCCCGTTCCCACAGGTTAATATGACGTTCCCATGAATTAATATCTTGTGGTCatgacaaaactaagtgaaccgaacatgtcccctcctgGTCACTGTAGACATGAGATGGTAATACAAGAGTACCTTCACATATACCATGGATCATTCAGATCAGTATGTTTGTACATCCAGCCATCTGTATTAATTTTCCCATTTACGCTAGATAAATCACCTAGAAAAAGACAAAGATTTAAAGCTACAAACACCAAACTCGGGTCAGACTTCAGACCGACCGCTTCAtccatttgtctgtctgtctatttttGATCTGAAATGTTTGTTCTCTGATCAGACGGCATGTTCTCGCTGTGACAGGTATGCTGTGCATGTCTTCATCCTGGTCTTGTCTTGTTATGGCATTATGATCACAGCCAGTGTCCACAATCTTCACAGGTGAGCAGCGTCTCCGTTTTCTGCCCAGACGTGTTTTTATCGGGGGAGAAACCACAATCCTGGACGAAAAATGAAACCACATACtggaaataattattttcaactctaatatatatatatatatatatatatatatatatatatatatatatatatatatatatatatatatatatatatatatatatatatatatatatatatgtatattgttGGGACTAAACCACAGTCTTCCCCAATGCTTGTCCAACATAATTCAGAGTagtgtgcttttgttttttgctgtttgtttgtttgtttgtttgtttggatcTTGCAAAATACTTGTCTTGTAAACTAGGATAAAGAAGGTGAAAGCACTGAAGCCGTCCATCTGTGAATGACCTGTGCGGTTCAGAGTTATGCTTTAAGTGTTTCCGATCATAATTCCAGCATTATGTCTAGGGATGACCCCATCGAGTGTTTTGAGCCGCCAGTCCGATCCGATACTTGTATTTTCCTAGTTCTTGTTGCAACTTCAGGTacattaaagttattaaatgtcTACAGGGACGTACAGAGAGTTTCTCAGGAGCTCAAATGTAAAATAGGGGCATCTGTCACTACAGAGTAATTCCAATATAACAATTACTtcactaatcacatttataggTATAAAACTAACACTGCAAAACTagcagttttttctgaatttactAAAAAAATGCTTAATGAGCCATGAGATCGGCTCGAGACATCcttataattatgacattaatgaAGTCCATGAATGATGAATCGGTGGTCACAGCACTAATGGTGTAAATTAACTGATCTTTTATCAGTCTGTAGAAGTGGATCAGTTCAGAAGAGTTTTGCAGAACTGAATTCATGTGTGTTCTCATTACAGATATACTCTGATCGCTTCGCTCGGATACCTCACGCTGTGCCAAGTGAGCAGAGTCTTCATATTCGACTATGGCGTCCTGTCCACAGATTTCTCAGGGTGAGGGCATTTCAATGatgttttctgtcattttaatcATGAACGATGCACTTTAATTCAGTGTGAGTAGCGAAGGAAAGATGGACGTTTACAGCTTTTCTTCTGTGTGAATGTTCTCACATGTTAACATGGCGCTCAAAATACACATTGCTTGGCATCTAGTGTGAAACAGCGTCATAATGCTCTGATTTCTGTCATGTGGCCACTCCCCGAGGCTTGACTTTCTTATCTACCAGTTTAGTCAGTTTTCCTTCGCTGAGGTTTTTGTACACACCCTTGGATAAACAAGAGCAGAGATAACATGCTGTCGGGCTGCCGATGCCTCCGTCACGTCTCTTTCTCCCTTTAAATGTAATCGTAACAAAGTGCCTTGTGTGGATGAGGAGGAGGCTGACGTTCAAcgacaaaataaaatgcaaacagaaaaaaaaacggCAGCATATGAACATAAAAGAACCAGCAGCATCTGTTTCTCTCCGCTCCACTTCTGATGAACACATGCATCAACCATCATATGATTTATTAAACTGATGTTTAAGTCACTCTTTTgtacatttgttttattgaagtaTCGCTAAAAAGTTACTGGAGCTCTGCATTAGCCGTTCCTCTGAATCACACAGAACTGAACTGAGGTCAGCTGACAAACAGTGTCACATTTAGAGGTTGAGctatctaacaaacaaacaaaatcaacaCAGAGACTTggcaatattatttatttttcattataacACAGCGGATCATACAGAAGTGTAATTCTGCACATGTGGCTGTAACAGTTTCCTCTGGAGATAAACAGCCGCAAACGAACAACACTTGTTACACACGCAGGGATGACGTTTGCACTGCCGAAATTTAAGGGCGCAGGTTTGATTTTAACGTTGCTGGGGACAGAAAACGCTGTGCTCGTCCTGCACATGTTGAGTTGTCTCGTGCCTGTGGAGCAAAAGCCAATTCACCAACAAATCACTTGTTTTAATGGTTTGTTTTCACTCACCCGTGTAGTGAATCCGTCACTGAAAGAACTGAATCAGCATCAGTCTTTCTCTTCCAAAGCTTGTGTGACTGACCTGCGCTGGACACTGTACTCGAGTGTGTACGCTGACTGAAGGAAAACGAACCGCTCTGCTAATGCAGCAGGACATTAGTCATGTTCAAACACTGTTTCTCTTAATGATAAATGTGGGGTCTTTCTTCATTAGTTTCATTTAGTTTGTCTTCTCTTATTTTCAGCCCTTTGATGATGATAACACAGAAGGTCACGACTCTCGCCTTTCAGGTGCATGACGGTGAGAAATCATTGATGCAATTTTGTTTGCTGCAAATTGTCGTGTCACTGACATCTTAGAAAAGAATTCGATTGATGATTTCAGAAAATGTGACTTATTGTCTTTCCCTTTTTTTCAGGTATGAGTCGAAAGCCAGAGGAACTTAAAGAGGATCAGAGGCGTCTGGCAGTACAGTATGAGTTTTAATCCTCAGCAGAATCCACAACATCTTACAGGGCAAAATCTCTTGTAAAATCTTGCAGATATTTGGTGCTTACTCATGCCAGCTGTCAGAAAATCCCGGACACAAAGACAGAGCCTTGAGAAATCATCAGTCTGCACTCCTCACCCCATaatgacaacaaaaaaactatttgtgatgagtttaataatttattaaagtgAAAAAAGACGACTGTTTGGCAGCGATTACAGCCTATTTGGACATgatgcaaatgaaaaaaaaaaaaaaacttttgcaaGCCGCTGTAACCCTTGACCTTTAGTTACCTACATTTGAACtttattaacaaattaaacttgaaatataaatttaaacaatatcagCTTTGGCAAtggtttaaaataataaaaacaggaaacaaagacaaaaatgaATGCAGATGTGAACCAAAGAGCATCCTACTTTCATTGTTGTGGAAATAACAGCTTCGCCCCACAGAAGCAGACCATGTTTATGACTGAAACAGTGATTAGTCAGTGTAAAAACAAGCTTTTTTCAGGGAACGTTCCTCTTGCTTAGATAAGTCATATATTTCTCTATTTCTGCAGCTCTAGGCCGTCACTGTTGGAGTACCTGAGCTACAATATCAACTTCCTGAGTGTGTTGGTGGGCCCCTGCTGTATCTATAAAGACTACATCGAGTTTATAAAGGGCCAGCATGTGCGGCACAGGCTGAAAAGAGTTAAAGACAGCGGCTCGCAGCAGAACGGCTGGAATAAAGTGCCCGAGCCGTCGCCTGTGGTGAGACACAGACGGATTCATCCTCATACTGCTGTAGAAATAAAGCcattcacacacaaacagaagAAGAGCAGTCAGTTCATTAAGAACAGCATGAATTaggcttttgtgtgtgttcagggCAGGAATACTTCATCCAACAAtgaaattctgccatcattaaCACCATCATGCCATTAAAACTCTTGATttcctttcttctgtgaaacaaaaacttttagggatgcacgatatatcggccaccatattgGTGTCGCCCGATAtacatgttcatttttaatgttatcgttatcacccagataagaaaatttggccaaTATATTAAAGCTAATAatgattatttccttcagctgagacgcTTCAGATGTGCACCGTGCTTCATGATGGTTTTGAAAcgcttcaaaaaggaaaatacagagGGCAAGCCTGTCATATAAGATACATTAAATTATCCtgagaacattataatgtgCGCTTGGGATGTGGCTTTTAATGGAGAAACtttgtttttgataaaaaaatgttgatttagatttatcggccaatatatcagcTATTggatttcaaatataaagaattatcagtTATCAGTACAGATTGGTTATCATagttatggtaacactttacttgaaggggtgtgcataagactgacatgacaccttcataatcttgacatgacacgtgtcatgaatatgaaggaggatttatgaatgtttatgacaactgtcattaagtgtcattcgctcaattatgtcatttttaatgcaaagatgacattgtttgagatgtctttgttacgacaacttgacataaaccaacacatcataacctgtcagtgtctttgtcatgacaacttgacattatttagctttatgggttaacattacattaaactgtcatgtggttggttttgacatgaggccattataatagtgtcataaatatgtatcttgagctcaagtacagtggtacaaattgaacttgtcattaaaatgtcattaagtgacaatactctgttttttttttttcttaagtttcctccaacagaaggtcagattatagacaaatttcgtaaaaaagatgacactgttataaaataatggtaacactttattttagggtcttttaactagttgcttattactattagcattcatatggctaaaatattggctatttattagtacttataaagcagatattaatgatcttattctacattcttaatcctacccaatacctaaacctaacaattaactataataagcagtaaattaagagtttattgagggaaaagtcatagttaatcgtttatatatgtgttccctatactgaagtgttaccaaaataatgtcatgtaatgttaacccataaagctaagtagtttaagtttgataattaatctgctatgtcatgtttatgacaggttatgatgtattggtttatgtcaagttgtcgtaacaacaatgtcatctttgcattaaaaatgacataattgagcgaatgacacttaatgacagttgtcataaacattcataaaacctccttcatattcatgacacgcgtcatgtcaagattatgaaggtgtcatgtcagtcttatgcacaccccttcaagtaaagtgttaccatagtgatcatattggtgcatccctaaaaaCTTTTGTAGTACTTTTACTacacttttttttgtcatatgtAAAGCTTGACAGTCTCATTGTATGGAAATGAGCAGCCTTTACATTCTGCTAAACTCCTTTACTATTCCAGTGAAGCAAGAAAGACTTGACtatatgatgacagaatattcattgcTAGGTGTAATATTCATTCACATGTGTGCTTTGTTTAATTTGTGGCATGTTTATTTGGATCAAATAATCAATGCTTAGAAGGTTTAGGGTGATTAAGCTATTAAACTACAACATCACCAGGTTTCTCAGGAAACTTCTTGAGTGTTAATTTGTCTACTGAGATGAATTCCTGCTGTTCTTCTACAGAGGACTGTGATTAACAAGCTTCTTGTGTGCGTCTGCTGTCTGCTCTGGTTCTTCATCATCACCAAAGCGTTCCCCGTAACGTACAATGTGGACCCGCATTTCGTCAGCGAGGCCTCTTTCGTTACCAGATTGGCCTATGCTTTAATTTCCGTCCAGGCAGCCAGACCCAAGTTCTACTTTGCATGGACCCTCGGTAAGCAGACGGGCACAGAAGCCTGAGACCGTGTGATTGGCTGAAAGGAGAACGTGTTATGAAAGACATACTGATATTTCTTGTCATGCATTGTTGGCAGAAAAACGTACCTCTGTTCCAGAATATTAAAACTCACTGGCAGATGACAGGGTTCCTATAGTCCTAGAGAACAATGCCAGGGGATTTTAAATGTATGGATTTCAGGCTTTGAAAGTCATGTAAAAAAAGATGAAGCCTGTAATTTCTGCATCACTAGAATTACAAAACGAATGTCATTGGTTCAATCCAAACTCATGGCTTGTTTGGCTGGTTTGGATGTTCAAACAGAGAGTGTTTAACATATTAAGCTGGGATCAGATAAAGTACTCTTACCATCAAAACAAATGCCCTTCATCTTTAAAACATCATGGAAATGTTGTTTATCAATGGTCTGTTTCAGCTAGATGTTGTTTGTGAGTGATTGTGTAGAGCACACCTGACTCTCAAGCTTGATGACATCAGTTTGTACATTAAAGTTTAAGGATAATCATTTAAATCTGAAAAAATTGGTCTTGTGCTTACAAATCTACTACAGAACAATTGGAAAGTCGTGGAAATGTGTTAGTGTGGGTGTCCTTGCACATGATTGGGTGTCACTGAAGCACCTGTTGTTGTTGAATTCGGCCTTCAGTCAGTAAGCCGGTCACCTTCGGCGGTTTCAGAGCGAAGCCCGCCAGAACATAAACTGTTGAACAGACTGAACTGGGATGATATTTATGGAATAACTTTACCCCATGGATGTTTGGGATACTCATTTGCTTTAGAAAGTGTAATTCTGTGCAACTTCAGTAataatatgaattaaaaaaaacagacgGCTACGCTTTCTTGTTTTAGTGGTTTCATAAGTTTACGTGAAGGCCAGAAAAATGCTTGGTTGCGCTTGAGCGATGTGGCTTTGTGTTGTGGGGATCCTTACACATGATCTAGAAGGACTAGCGCTGTGtagtaaatgtatgttttgttttcgTTTGCAGCGGATGCGGTCCATAATGCAGCGGGGTTTGGAGTCAGTGGTGTGAACGAGAGGGGAGAAGTGTCCTGGGACCTCATCTCCAATGTTCACATCTGGGAAATTGAGGTTTGTTCACTTCTTTTGTATTCAGTCCTGCATTTTCTAATGCCACAGAAGGGCTGTGGATCTCATTCCATGAATTTTCTCTGTCTGCAGACGGCGACaagttttaaatcatttattgACAACTGGAATATACAGACTGCTTTTTGGCTAAAAAGGTgagttttaaatgttatatttatatattagtcAACTGATCAAGAAAATGTTATTGGAAAGTTCTGAACCAGTGCGAATAATGACCCCAAACCAGTCAAGACAAGCAAGGATTTCTCCGCTGTAAGCGTATCCGGCGGGAATGAGTGTAGCTCAGATGATGAGGAGCTGTTCAGGATTGATGCTCTGTGAACCTGTGGACCGTCAGAGCAATGCATGGCTGATGCTTTCTCTCCAATTCCTGCTTATGTGAAGCTCACCGAAATAACAACAGAAGCACTGTGTGAACATAAGCTTTTGTTACGGACTGAACTGTGATGTAATTTATTGAATAACTTTACCACATGAATGTTTGGGAGATATTTGGGGAAGCCGAGGTGAAGATGAAGCCTCCATTCTCCCGGTGTAATGTCCGAAGGGAAGAGTAGTTCAGGAGAGGAGATCCAGTGTGCCACACCTTCACACCTGACagtaatggcagtgaacgggaaaCAAGAAGtctgagctgaagaaagtgtctccatccacatccatccatcataaactcactccacacggctctgagggttaataaaggccttctgaagagaagcgatgcgtttgtgtaaagaaatatccatatttaacaagttatgaagtaaaatatctagcttccgtcagaccgccttctgtattcaaatgaTGAAGAAAGCGTAACTGATGTCGTAagctgaatagggaaggtgtagcgtaagcgttttgaactgcgagagttttctCAGAGTTTTGAACAActtgtcaaatatggactttGCAGGTCCTGTGTCTGAGAGAGTAACGCagcatttttgtgttttttgtcagTGACGGTAACGGCATTGTAACGGGAGCaaaagtaattagtttgattaatcgttactgaaaaaagcaacacgatcacatgagaatgcgtatcaatagtacgagtttgtaatctcgtagaatatatacgtcaaaatgagttttggcgtgcttatggtacgcagttttttcgcgtgcatatgatacgcactttatggcgtgtATATGATACACTCTTGGGTAGGATGGGGGTTTCGTATGTATaatacgccataaagtgcgtgtcatatgcacgcgaaaaactgcgttccataagcacgccaaaactcaAAACTcatactattgatacgcattttcgtgtgatcgggctcGAAAAAAGTAATGCTGTTAGTAATGCCATTTATTTATAACGCCATTATTCCCATCGCTGCTAATAAGCagttaaaaatgagaatcgtTCCTCatactaaagtgtgaccaaaactgctatacagtatataggtatttttaaattctcatgtatatatattagCATATATCTGTTCATTGCCGTTTCTCACATCCTTTCATCTGTTGTGCTCCAGCATATGTTATGATCGAGCGCCGTTTCACCGCATGCCACTCACATTTGTGCTGTCGGCCATCTGGCATGGAGTGTACCCAGGATACTACTTCACATTCATCACCGCTATACCCATCACCTTAGCAGCTCGCACTGTgagtctctctcacacacacacacacacacacacacactccatctCTCCTGTACAGACACTGCAGGTTTACCTGCATCACTGTTATGTCATTCACATCTAACCTGTGCTGTTGTTCTGGTTGAACTGCATTCTCTGTCACATGCTGCAGAAACACTGCAGATCTCACTCTGTCTGAAACCTAAAGCTGCTGCTTTTCCACCTCGGTTagtcaataattatttttatattattttaatattcaaatatttaattcaaCAATTAAATTAACTTAATATTAACTTAATATTCAGCAGTATTACTGATCTGCCTGCACTGACACTGTATGTGagctgagctggatgatgacatcactgtcttctccagagctgctgtatagataaattaactaaaataataacattattgCAACAgaaatgaatcaacactgaactttCTTAAGGTGGACAATGACACTATTCTCTTCTAGAGCCgctgtacagccaaaacaaactttgttgcattattttcctgttatcactgtaaagctgctttgacacaatctgtattgtaaaaagcgctatataaataaaggcgACTTGACTTAACAGGTAGCGGTTTTTGTGTTAAAGCAACAATGGTATATATATGTGCgacccgatctggcgaaatgagtcggaagtcgcaacgttctattttaagatatgggccgataatgtggaaaaacaatgaaaaaatcgatttttttttttttttttcagctaatttcaaagaacagactttcaaaaataatctcccaaagtttcgtagtccagataattgagtaaaggtatttaaatggctattaaatttgacatggttttactaaattagctgtaaatgaacttctcaactcctctcgtcacttatgagcatttcccagta
The sequence above is drawn from the Megalobrama amblycephala isolate DHTTF-2021 linkage group LG13, ASM1881202v1, whole genome shotgun sequence genome and encodes:
- the mboat1 gene encoding lysophospholipid acyltransferase 1 yields the protein MDEQEKTDVAFKTTGCAWLGPVSDQVGVPLDQVNFIACQVFGLALAFWFRLFLSPQRFTAEVRHAVAVVFGASIVMFCFGWYAVHVFILVLSCYGIMITASVHNLHRYTLIASLGYLTLCQVSRVFIFDYGVLSTDFSGPLMMITQKVTTLAFQVHDGMSRKPEELKEDQRRLAVHSRPSLLEYLSYNINFLSVLVGPCCIYKDYIEFIKGQHVRHRLKRVKDSGSQQNGWNKVPEPSPVRTVINKLLVCVCCLLWFFIITKAFPVTYNVDPHFVSEASFVTRLAYALISVQAARPKFYFAWTLADAVHNAAGFGVSGVNERGEVSWDLISNVHIWEIETATSFKSFIDNWNIQTAFWLKSICYDRAPFHRMPLTFVLSAIWHGVYPGYYFTFITAIPITLAARTVRRNFREYFSSSRQLKICYDVVTWAATQMTICYTVMPFLLLAVEPTMQYYRSMYFHVHIISILTVILLSRKPCGFKPESLKTRHSNNNVKED